The Ornithodoros turicata isolate Travis chromosome 9, ASM3712646v1, whole genome shotgun sequence genome includes a region encoding these proteins:
- the LOC135369054 gene encoding gamma-aminobutyric acid type B receptor subunit 1-like isoform X2, with translation MSAEETTALLRDQTQVYAEGWAERLIVQSRRLYGRRRQDAFCQSSSEDESAEIHRDAQQRPCKASSVEKLTTDLFYITESDSGRPDPLAGDFEPNRRSVPLSLVFSSLYAVVLFQLYLYVSWWIAFREGNSIKAWLTLTIAHASSVPLYAVAVCSVAGRRTDSCCIAVAKALTFTLVSPFFNIVPLLQLVLRLKDSAQMYRTSGRVGESARLKPTDIAVFSNLMWFVTLSCVPQTVFQISEVLKLHLQEQQWHSVLLQGAYTLQPIEDEKKADGKDLKNLHIAAVFPMKGHGGWLGGQGCLPAALMALEDVNDRKDLLIGYRLQIDWRDSQCNPGLAATVMYDLLYNPPQKLMLLGGCSIVCSTVAEAAKMWNLVVISYGSSSPALSNRNRFPTFFRTHPSATIHNPTRIKLFQKFSWTRIAIIQEAEEVFISTGEDLEAKCKEAGIEIVTRQSFLTDPTDAVKNLVRQDARIIVGMFYVAAARRVFCEAYKQNVYGKQKVWFLIGWYEDGWYAVPDKGHNCTTEQMKEALEGHFTTEALMLNQGHQETISGMSSQQFLERYEGELAKRNGANGYKPEGHQEAPLAYDAIWAIALALNKTINTLKEYSLSLEDFTYTNKRIADEIWSAMNATQFLGVSGLVAFSAKGDRMAWTLIEQMIDGNYIKIGYYDTQTDNFTILNQEKWADGKPPQDRTIIVRVHRKVSLSLFAGMCAVAFIGIVWAVGLLIFNWIFRHSRYIQLSHPMCNNIMLIGIILCLVCVCLLGLDGQFVSKDRYAQVCQARSWSLAIGFTLSFGAMFSKIWRVHRLTTKSKSESKKVQSWKLYGMVAAMVLIDVVILTAWQLVDPMKRGLETFPLEDPEVSGEDIKIEPALEHCESKNHAIWLGVMYSYKGLLLIFGIFLAYETRSVKIKQLNDSRLVGMSIYNVVVLCLITAPVTLVIGSQQDATFAFVALAIIFCSFLSMALIFVPKIIELVRRPRERADVRSLMDTITSKEEEERHQRLLAENEDLKKQIAEKEEQIHVLSQKLQERQRLANAPQSGGERVRISLPPAYADGLLAPKDPVTIDPISDSGFVTGTSLGHRGSRISHSDFEFSESYL, from the exons ATGTCAGCGGAAGAAACAACGGCCCTCCTTCGGGACCAGACACAAGTCTATGCTGAAGGCTGGGCAGAACGGTTGATAGTACAGAGTCGCCGGCTTTACGGCAGACGACGGCAGGATGCTTTCTGCCAATCCTCGAGTGAAGATGAATCGGCAGAAATCCACCGAGACGCGCAACAACGGCCATGTAAAGCTTCCAGCGTCGAGAAACTGACCACCGACTTGTTTTACATAACCGAAAGTGACAGTGGAAGACCAGACCCGCTAGCGGGAGATTTTGAGCCGAACAGGAGGAGCGTGCCGTTGTCTCTCGTGTTTTCGTCGCTGTACGCCGTAGTGTTGTTTCAGTTGTACCTGTATGTTTCGTGGTGGATCGCTTTTCGCGAGGGGAACAGCATAAAAGCCTGGCTGACGCTAACCATAGCGCATGCGTCCAGTGTGCCGTTATATGCGGTAGCCGTGTGCTCTGTAGCTGGTAGACGGACGGATTCATGTTGCATCGCTGTGGCCAAAGCGTTGACCTTCACTCTAGTGTCGCCGTTCTTCAACATCGTGCCTCTGCTGCA GTTGGTGCTTCGACTGAAGGATTCTGCGCAGATGTACAGGACATCTGGCAGGGTAGGAGAAAGCGCACGCTTAAAACCGACTGACATCGCAGTCTTCAGCAACCTCATGTGGTTCGTCACTCTGAGTTGCGTTCCGCAGACAGTGTTCCAGATATCGGAAGTGCTCAAGTTGCATTTACAAGAACAACAGTGGCATTCAG TGCTACTCCAAGGAGCTTACACACTACAACCGATCGAGGATGAAAAGAAAGCAGACGGCAAAGACTTGAAAAACTTGCACATAGCTGCCGTGTTTCCGATGAAAGGCCACGGAGGTTGGCTAGGGGGTCAAGGATGCTTGCCTGCCGCACTCATGGCTTTGGAAGATGTAAACGACAGAAAGGATCTGCTGATTGGTTACAGGCTACAAATAGATTGGCGAGACAGTCAG TGCAACCCTGGGCTTGCTGCGACTGTGATGTACGATCTGCTATATAACCCGCCGCAAAAACTGATGCTGCTTGGCGGCTGCAGCATCGTCTGTTCCACAGTGGCGGAGGCTGCAAAAATGTGGAACTTAGTCGTC ATATCCTATGGATCCAGCTCGCCAGCATTGTCGAACCGCAACCGCTTTCCAACGTTCTTCCGCACTCATCCCTCAGCGACAATACACAATCCGACAAGAATCAAACTGTTCCAAAAATTTTCATGGACAAGAATCGCAATTATTCAGGAAGCTGAAGAAGTTTTCATTTCC ACAGGCGAAGACTTGGAAGCAAAATGTAAAGAAGCGGGCATCGAAATAGTGACACGGCAAAGTTTCCTGACTGATCCAACAGACGCTGTAAAGAATTTGGTG AGGCAGGATGCTCGGATCATTGTTGGCATGTTCTATGTGGCTGCAGCACGGAGGGTGTTTTGTGAG GCATACAAGCAAAACGTTTACGGAAAGCAAAAAGTGTGGTTTCTGATTGGATGGTACGAAGACGGATGGTATGCCGTGCCGGACAAGGGCCATAACTGTACAACTGAGCAAATGAAGGAAGCCTTGGAAGGACACTTCACGACCGAGGCACTTATGCTAAACCAAGGACATCAGGAAACTATTTCAGGCATG AGCTCCCAGCAGTTCTTGGAACGGTACGAAGGTGAACTGGCCAAGCGCAATGGAGCAAACGGTTACAAGCCCGAGGGTCATCAAGAAGCGCCTCTGGCCTACGATGCCATATGGGCCATTGCCCTAGCTCTCAACAAGACCATCAACACACTGAAGGAATATTCGTTAAGTCTCGAGGACTTCACGTATACCAACAAGAGGATCGCCGATGAGATATGGTCAGCGATGAATGCGACGCAGTTCCTCGGTGTGTCT GGCCTGGTCGCATTTTCGGCAAAAGGAGACCGCATGGCGTGGACCCTCATTGAACAGATGATAG ATGGTAACTACATCAAAATAGGGTATTATGACACACAGACTGACAACTTCACTATTCTAAACCAAGAAAAGTGGGCAG ATGGCAAACCTCCACAAGATCGCACTATAATAGTGAGGGTGCACAGGAAGGTGTCCCTGAGCTTATTTGCGGGAATGTGTGCTGTGGCATTCATAGGAATTGTGTGGGCAGTGGGTCTGCTCAtattcaactggatctttagacACTCCAG GTACATCCAGCTGTCCCATCCGATGTGCAACAATATCATGCTCATTGGAATCATTCTCTGCCTAGTGTGTGTGTGCCTACTTGGCCTTGATGGCCAATTTGTCAGCAAGGACAGGTACGCCCAGGTTTGTCAG GCTCGATCGTGGTCTCTTGCCATAGGATTCACATTGTCGTTCGGAGCCATGTTTTCCAAGATATGGAGAGTGCACAGACTGACGACAAAATCAAAGTCCGAAAGCAAA AAAGTGCAAAGCTGGAAGCTCTATGGAATGGTAGCAGCCATGGTGCTCATTGATGTAGTCATCCTGACAGCCTGGCAGTTGGTGGATCCCATGAAGCGAGGCCTGGAGACTTTCCCACTGGAAGACCCTGAGGTGTCCGGAGAGGACATAAAGATTGAGCCGGCCCTTGAACATTGCGAGTCTAAGAATCACGCTATTTGGTTGG GTGTCATGTACAGCTATAAGGGCCTTCTGCTCATTTTTGGCATCTTCCTCGCCTACGAAACGCGCAGCGTCAAGATAAAGCAACTCAACGACTCGAGACTGGTGGGAATGAGCATATACAACGTTGTG GTACTCTGTCTAATTACTGCACCTGTGACGCTGGTCATTGGCAGTCAACAGGATGCAACATTTGCATTTGTGGCGCTGGCAATCATattttgcagctttttgtcGATGGCCCTAATTTTTGTTCCAAAG ATAATAGAACTGGTCCGTCGACCGCGTGAACGTGCAGACGTCAGGAGTTTGATGGACACCATCACGagcaaagaggaggaggagCGACACCAGAGGCTTCTTGCCGAGAATGAGGATCTCAAGAAGCAGATTGCTGAG AAAGAAGAACAGATTCACGTGCTCAGCCAGAAGCTGCAAGAGCGGCAGCGCCTTGCAAATGCTCCGCAGAGCGGTGGGGAGCGGGTGCGCATCTCCTTGCCCCCCGCCTACGCCGATGGCCTCTTGGCCCCCAAGGACCCTGTGACCATCGACCCAATATCGGACTCGGGCTTCGTTACGGGCACCTCTCTCGGACACCGCGGTTCTCGGATTTCACACTCGGACTTTGAGTTCTCCGAATCCTACCTCTAG
- the LOC135369055 gene encoding box C/D snoRNA protein 1-like → MAASDRKCFQCGKEPKYCCPRCSTRSCSLPCVKLHKRNQECDGIRDKTAYVPLSDFTDLDLLSDYRFLEESTRVVDTAHRSGSTLGVAARRGFLPGHLHKLQTASRQKGIQLKFLPKCFTKRRENTSWYDIKEKCTYWHIVWEFVDAKVKVHDKRIPETDTLGECLDRHLNTDTCSADLRPKLAMYQAGGSKATCVLMAVEGKHASYYQLDISATVEDNLKGKAILEYPTFVVVPRDHVSSYKIVGNDVEKQEVTGLPSFFSSNPNVSSDSSGEE, encoded by the exons atggcGGCTTCTGACAG AAAGTGCTTTCAGTGTGGAAAGGAGCCCAAGTATTGTTGTCCTCGCTGCTCCACACGATCGTGTTCACTACCCTGCGTGAAGCTCCACAAGAGGAACCAAGAATGCGACGGAATTCGAGATAAAACAGCGTACGTCCCACTGTCTGATTTCACGGATCTGGACCTACTTAGCG ACTACAGGTTCCTCGAAGAATCAACGAGAGTTGTCGACACTGCACACAGGAGTGGGTCAACTCTGGGTGTAGCTGCACGACGAGGCTTTTTACCTGGG CACCTCCATAAGCTACAAACAGCATCGAGGCAGAAAGGGATCCAGTTGAAATTCCTACCAAAATGTTTCACAAAGAGGAGAGAGAATACCAGCTGGTATGACATCAAAGAAAAATGCACCTACTGGCACATTGTGTGGGAGTTTGTAGACGCAAAAGTCAAGGTTCACGACAAAAG GATACCGGAAACAGACACATTAGGAGAGTGCTTAGACAGGCATCTGAACACAGATACCTGCAGCGCTGACCTGCGACCCAAATTGGCGATGTACCAGGCAGGTGGCTCCAAGGCAACCTGTGTGCTCATGGCCGTCGAAGGGAAGCATGCCAG CTACTACCAGCTGGACATCTCTGCCACAGTGGAGGACAACTTGAAAGGAAAAGCTATTTTAGAGTACCCTACCTTCGTAGTAGTACCCAGAGACCATGTCTCTAGCTACAAGATAGTCGGAAACG ATGTTGAAAAGCAGGAAGTTACGGGTTTGCCATCGTTCTTTAGCAGCAATCCAAATGTGTCAAGTGACAGTAGCGGTGAGGAATAA
- the LOC135369054 gene encoding gamma-aminobutyric acid type B receptor subunit 1-like isoform X3: MKNYDLFVTLVFHIVLLQGAYTLQPIEDEKKADGKDLKNLHIAAVFPMKGHGGWLGGQGCLPAALMALEDVNDRKDLLIGYRLQIDWRDSQCNPGLAATVMYDLLYNPPQKLMLLGGCSIVCSTVAEAAKMWNLVVISYGSSSPALSNRNRFPTFFRTHPSATIHNPTRIKLFQKFSWTRIAIIQEAEEVFISTGEDLEAKCKEAGIEIVTRQSFLTDPTDAVKNLVRQDARIIVGMFYVAAARRVFCEAYKQNVYGKQKVWFLIGWYEDGWYAVPDKGHNCTTEQMKEALEGHFTTEALMLNQGHQETISGMSSQQFLERYEGELAKRNGANGYKPEGHQEAPLAYDAIWAIALALNKTINTLKEYSLSLEDFTYTNKRIADEIWSAMNATQFLGVSGLVAFSAKGDRMAWTLIEQMIDGNYIKIGYYDTQTDNFTILNQEKWADGKPPQDRTIIVRVHRKVSLSLFAGMCAVAFIGIVWAVGLLIFNWIFRHSRYIQLSHPMCNNIMLIGIILCLVCVCLLGLDGQFVSKDRYAQVCQARSWSLAIGFTLSFGAMFSKIWRVHRLTTKSKSESKKVQSWKLYGMVAAMVLIDVVILTAWQLVDPMKRGLETFPLEDPEVSGEDIKIEPALEHCESKNHAIWLGVMYSYKGLLLIFGIFLAYETRSVKIKQLNDSRLVGMSIYNVVVLCLITAPVTLVIGSQQDATFAFVALAIIFCSFLSMALIFVPKIIELVRRPRERADVRSLMDTITSKEEEERHQRLLAENEDLKKQIAEKEEQIHVLSQKLQERQRLANAPQSGGERVRISLPPAYADGLLAPKDPVTIDPISDSGFVTGTSLGHRGSRISHSDFEFSESYL, translated from the exons ATGAAGAACTACGACCTGTTCGTTACCCTTGTCTTTCATATAGTGCTACTCCAAGGAGCTTACACACTACAACCGATCGAGGATGAAAAGAAAGCAGACGGCAAAGACTTGAAAAACTTGCACATAGCTGCCGTGTTTCCGATGAAAGGCCACGGAGGTTGGCTAGGGGGTCAAGGATGCTTGCCTGCCGCACTCATGGCTTTGGAAGATGTAAACGACAGAAAGGATCTGCTGATTGGTTACAGGCTACAAATAGATTGGCGAGACAGTCAG TGCAACCCTGGGCTTGCTGCGACTGTGATGTACGATCTGCTATATAACCCGCCGCAAAAACTGATGCTGCTTGGCGGCTGCAGCATCGTCTGTTCCACAGTGGCGGAGGCTGCAAAAATGTGGAACTTAGTCGTC ATATCCTATGGATCCAGCTCGCCAGCATTGTCGAACCGCAACCGCTTTCCAACGTTCTTCCGCACTCATCCCTCAGCGACAATACACAATCCGACAAGAATCAAACTGTTCCAAAAATTTTCATGGACAAGAATCGCAATTATTCAGGAAGCTGAAGAAGTTTTCATTTCC ACAGGCGAAGACTTGGAAGCAAAATGTAAAGAAGCGGGCATCGAAATAGTGACACGGCAAAGTTTCCTGACTGATCCAACAGACGCTGTAAAGAATTTGGTG AGGCAGGATGCTCGGATCATTGTTGGCATGTTCTATGTGGCTGCAGCACGGAGGGTGTTTTGTGAG GCATACAAGCAAAACGTTTACGGAAAGCAAAAAGTGTGGTTTCTGATTGGATGGTACGAAGACGGATGGTATGCCGTGCCGGACAAGGGCCATAACTGTACAACTGAGCAAATGAAGGAAGCCTTGGAAGGACACTTCACGACCGAGGCACTTATGCTAAACCAAGGACATCAGGAAACTATTTCAGGCATG AGCTCCCAGCAGTTCTTGGAACGGTACGAAGGTGAACTGGCCAAGCGCAATGGAGCAAACGGTTACAAGCCCGAGGGTCATCAAGAAGCGCCTCTGGCCTACGATGCCATATGGGCCATTGCCCTAGCTCTCAACAAGACCATCAACACACTGAAGGAATATTCGTTAAGTCTCGAGGACTTCACGTATACCAACAAGAGGATCGCCGATGAGATATGGTCAGCGATGAATGCGACGCAGTTCCTCGGTGTGTCT GGCCTGGTCGCATTTTCGGCAAAAGGAGACCGCATGGCGTGGACCCTCATTGAACAGATGATAG ATGGTAACTACATCAAAATAGGGTATTATGACACACAGACTGACAACTTCACTATTCTAAACCAAGAAAAGTGGGCAG ATGGCAAACCTCCACAAGATCGCACTATAATAGTGAGGGTGCACAGGAAGGTGTCCCTGAGCTTATTTGCGGGAATGTGTGCTGTGGCATTCATAGGAATTGTGTGGGCAGTGGGTCTGCTCAtattcaactggatctttagacACTCCAG GTACATCCAGCTGTCCCATCCGATGTGCAACAATATCATGCTCATTGGAATCATTCTCTGCCTAGTGTGTGTGTGCCTACTTGGCCTTGATGGCCAATTTGTCAGCAAGGACAGGTACGCCCAGGTTTGTCAG GCTCGATCGTGGTCTCTTGCCATAGGATTCACATTGTCGTTCGGAGCCATGTTTTCCAAGATATGGAGAGTGCACAGACTGACGACAAAATCAAAGTCCGAAAGCAAA AAAGTGCAAAGCTGGAAGCTCTATGGAATGGTAGCAGCCATGGTGCTCATTGATGTAGTCATCCTGACAGCCTGGCAGTTGGTGGATCCCATGAAGCGAGGCCTGGAGACTTTCCCACTGGAAGACCCTGAGGTGTCCGGAGAGGACATAAAGATTGAGCCGGCCCTTGAACATTGCGAGTCTAAGAATCACGCTATTTGGTTGG GTGTCATGTACAGCTATAAGGGCCTTCTGCTCATTTTTGGCATCTTCCTCGCCTACGAAACGCGCAGCGTCAAGATAAAGCAACTCAACGACTCGAGACTGGTGGGAATGAGCATATACAACGTTGTG GTACTCTGTCTAATTACTGCACCTGTGACGCTGGTCATTGGCAGTCAACAGGATGCAACATTTGCATTTGTGGCGCTGGCAATCATattttgcagctttttgtcGATGGCCCTAATTTTTGTTCCAAAG ATAATAGAACTGGTCCGTCGACCGCGTGAACGTGCAGACGTCAGGAGTTTGATGGACACCATCACGagcaaagaggaggaggagCGACACCAGAGGCTTCTTGCCGAGAATGAGGATCTCAAGAAGCAGATTGCTGAG AAAGAAGAACAGATTCACGTGCTCAGCCAGAAGCTGCAAGAGCGGCAGCGCCTTGCAAATGCTCCGCAGAGCGGTGGGGAGCGGGTGCGCATCTCCTTGCCCCCCGCCTACGCCGATGGCCTCTTGGCCCCCAAGGACCCTGTGACCATCGACCCAATATCGGACTCGGGCTTCGTTACGGGCACCTCTCTCGGACACCGCGGTTCTCGGATTTCACACTCGGACTTTGAGTTCTCCGAATCCTACCTCTAG
- the LOC135369054 gene encoding gamma-aminobutyric acid type B receptor subunit 1-like isoform X1, producing MSAEETTALLRDQTQVYAEGWAERLIVQSRRLYGRRRQDAFCQSSSEDESAEIHRDAQQRPCKASSVEKLTTDLFYITESDSGRPDPLAGDFEPNRRSVPLSLVFSSLYAVVLFQLYLYVSWWIAFREGNSIKAWLTLTIAHASSVPLYAVAVCSVAGRRTDSCCIAVAKALTFTLVSPFFNIVPLLQLVLRLKDSAQMYRTSGRVGESARLKPTDIAVFSNLMWFVTLSCVPQTVFQISEVLKLHLQEQQWHSVLLQGAYTLQPIEDEKKADGKDLKNLHIAAVFPMKGHGGWLGGQGCLPAALMALEDVNDRKDLLIGYRLQIDWRDSQCNPGLAATVMYDLLYNPPQKLMLLGGCSIVCSTVAEAAKMWNLVVISYGSSSPALSNRNRFPTFFRTHPSATIHNPTRIKLFQKFSWTRIAIIQEAEEVFISTGEDLEAKCKEAGIEIVTRQSFLTDPTDAVKNLVRQDARIIVGMFYVAAARRVFCEAYKQNVYGKQKVWFLIGWYEDGWYAVPDKGHNCTTEQMKEALEGHFTTEALMLNQGHQETISGMSSQQFLERYEGELAKRNGANGYKPEGHQEAPLAYDAIWAIALALNKTINTLKEYSLSLEDFTYTNKRIADEIWSAMNATQFLGVSGLVAFSAKGDRMAWTLIEQMIDGNYIKIGYYDTQTDNFTILNQEKWADGKPPQDRTIIVRVHRKVSLSLFAGMCAVAFIGIVWAVGLLIFNWIFRHSRYIQLSHPMCNNIMLIGIILCLVCVCLLGLDGQFVSKDRYAQVCQARSWSLAIGFTLSFGAMFSKIWRVHRLTTKSKSESKGLSFQKVQSWKLYGMVAAMVLIDVVILTAWQLVDPMKRGLETFPLEDPEVSGEDIKIEPALEHCESKNHAIWLGVMYSYKGLLLIFGIFLAYETRSVKIKQLNDSRLVGMSIYNVVVLCLITAPVTLVIGSQQDATFAFVALAIIFCSFLSMALIFVPKIIELVRRPRERADVRSLMDTITSKEEEERHQRLLAENEDLKKQIAEKEEQIHVLSQKLQERQRLANAPQSGGERVRISLPPAYADGLLAPKDPVTIDPISDSGFVTGTSLGHRGSRISHSDFEFSESYL from the exons ATGTCAGCGGAAGAAACAACGGCCCTCCTTCGGGACCAGACACAAGTCTATGCTGAAGGCTGGGCAGAACGGTTGATAGTACAGAGTCGCCGGCTTTACGGCAGACGACGGCAGGATGCTTTCTGCCAATCCTCGAGTGAAGATGAATCGGCAGAAATCCACCGAGACGCGCAACAACGGCCATGTAAAGCTTCCAGCGTCGAGAAACTGACCACCGACTTGTTTTACATAACCGAAAGTGACAGTGGAAGACCAGACCCGCTAGCGGGAGATTTTGAGCCGAACAGGAGGAGCGTGCCGTTGTCTCTCGTGTTTTCGTCGCTGTACGCCGTAGTGTTGTTTCAGTTGTACCTGTATGTTTCGTGGTGGATCGCTTTTCGCGAGGGGAACAGCATAAAAGCCTGGCTGACGCTAACCATAGCGCATGCGTCCAGTGTGCCGTTATATGCGGTAGCCGTGTGCTCTGTAGCTGGTAGACGGACGGATTCATGTTGCATCGCTGTGGCCAAAGCGTTGACCTTCACTCTAGTGTCGCCGTTCTTCAACATCGTGCCTCTGCTGCA GTTGGTGCTTCGACTGAAGGATTCTGCGCAGATGTACAGGACATCTGGCAGGGTAGGAGAAAGCGCACGCTTAAAACCGACTGACATCGCAGTCTTCAGCAACCTCATGTGGTTCGTCACTCTGAGTTGCGTTCCGCAGACAGTGTTCCAGATATCGGAAGTGCTCAAGTTGCATTTACAAGAACAACAGTGGCATTCAG TGCTACTCCAAGGAGCTTACACACTACAACCGATCGAGGATGAAAAGAAAGCAGACGGCAAAGACTTGAAAAACTTGCACATAGCTGCCGTGTTTCCGATGAAAGGCCACGGAGGTTGGCTAGGGGGTCAAGGATGCTTGCCTGCCGCACTCATGGCTTTGGAAGATGTAAACGACAGAAAGGATCTGCTGATTGGTTACAGGCTACAAATAGATTGGCGAGACAGTCAG TGCAACCCTGGGCTTGCTGCGACTGTGATGTACGATCTGCTATATAACCCGCCGCAAAAACTGATGCTGCTTGGCGGCTGCAGCATCGTCTGTTCCACAGTGGCGGAGGCTGCAAAAATGTGGAACTTAGTCGTC ATATCCTATGGATCCAGCTCGCCAGCATTGTCGAACCGCAACCGCTTTCCAACGTTCTTCCGCACTCATCCCTCAGCGACAATACACAATCCGACAAGAATCAAACTGTTCCAAAAATTTTCATGGACAAGAATCGCAATTATTCAGGAAGCTGAAGAAGTTTTCATTTCC ACAGGCGAAGACTTGGAAGCAAAATGTAAAGAAGCGGGCATCGAAATAGTGACACGGCAAAGTTTCCTGACTGATCCAACAGACGCTGTAAAGAATTTGGTG AGGCAGGATGCTCGGATCATTGTTGGCATGTTCTATGTGGCTGCAGCACGGAGGGTGTTTTGTGAG GCATACAAGCAAAACGTTTACGGAAAGCAAAAAGTGTGGTTTCTGATTGGATGGTACGAAGACGGATGGTATGCCGTGCCGGACAAGGGCCATAACTGTACAACTGAGCAAATGAAGGAAGCCTTGGAAGGACACTTCACGACCGAGGCACTTATGCTAAACCAAGGACATCAGGAAACTATTTCAGGCATG AGCTCCCAGCAGTTCTTGGAACGGTACGAAGGTGAACTGGCCAAGCGCAATGGAGCAAACGGTTACAAGCCCGAGGGTCATCAAGAAGCGCCTCTGGCCTACGATGCCATATGGGCCATTGCCCTAGCTCTCAACAAGACCATCAACACACTGAAGGAATATTCGTTAAGTCTCGAGGACTTCACGTATACCAACAAGAGGATCGCCGATGAGATATGGTCAGCGATGAATGCGACGCAGTTCCTCGGTGTGTCT GGCCTGGTCGCATTTTCGGCAAAAGGAGACCGCATGGCGTGGACCCTCATTGAACAGATGATAG ATGGTAACTACATCAAAATAGGGTATTATGACACACAGACTGACAACTTCACTATTCTAAACCAAGAAAAGTGGGCAG ATGGCAAACCTCCACAAGATCGCACTATAATAGTGAGGGTGCACAGGAAGGTGTCCCTGAGCTTATTTGCGGGAATGTGTGCTGTGGCATTCATAGGAATTGTGTGGGCAGTGGGTCTGCTCAtattcaactggatctttagacACTCCAG GTACATCCAGCTGTCCCATCCGATGTGCAACAATATCATGCTCATTGGAATCATTCTCTGCCTAGTGTGTGTGTGCCTACTTGGCCTTGATGGCCAATTTGTCAGCAAGGACAGGTACGCCCAGGTTTGTCAG GCTCGATCGTGGTCTCTTGCCATAGGATTCACATTGTCGTTCGGAGCCATGTTTTCCAAGATATGGAGAGTGCACAGACTGACGACAAAATCAAAGTCCGAAAGCAAA GGGCTGTCGTTTCAGAAAGTGCAAAGCTGGAAGCTCTATGGAATGGTAGCAGCCATGGTGCTCATTGATGTAGTCATCCTGACAGCCTGGCAGTTGGTGGATCCCATGAAGCGAGGCCTGGAGACTTTCCCACTGGAAGACCCTGAGGTGTCCGGAGAGGACATAAAGATTGAGCCGGCCCTTGAACATTGCGAGTCTAAGAATCACGCTATTTGGTTGG GTGTCATGTACAGCTATAAGGGCCTTCTGCTCATTTTTGGCATCTTCCTCGCCTACGAAACGCGCAGCGTCAAGATAAAGCAACTCAACGACTCGAGACTGGTGGGAATGAGCATATACAACGTTGTG GTACTCTGTCTAATTACTGCACCTGTGACGCTGGTCATTGGCAGTCAACAGGATGCAACATTTGCATTTGTGGCGCTGGCAATCATattttgcagctttttgtcGATGGCCCTAATTTTTGTTCCAAAG ATAATAGAACTGGTCCGTCGACCGCGTGAACGTGCAGACGTCAGGAGTTTGATGGACACCATCACGagcaaagaggaggaggagCGACACCAGAGGCTTCTTGCCGAGAATGAGGATCTCAAGAAGCAGATTGCTGAG AAAGAAGAACAGATTCACGTGCTCAGCCAGAAGCTGCAAGAGCGGCAGCGCCTTGCAAATGCTCCGCAGAGCGGTGGGGAGCGGGTGCGCATCTCCTTGCCCCCCGCCTACGCCGATGGCCTCTTGGCCCCCAAGGACCCTGTGACCATCGACCCAATATCGGACTCGGGCTTCGTTACGGGCACCTCTCTCGGACACCGCGGTTCTCGGATTTCACACTCGGACTTTGAGTTCTCCGAATCCTACCTCTAG